From the Ruminiclostridium josui JCM 17888 genome, one window contains:
- a CDS encoding MFS transporter yields MSIKAKLLLTVSALFTLAMGISNVFLNILLWKESKNFIVLAEYNLMQYVFHPPAFLFAGWLSKRKNGIWSLRLGILFYIIFFGLILLFEDKISKFVLLFGILYGVAAGFYWLAFNVLSFDFTSTENRDTFNGYNGSIAGICGAVAPISSAYIINKNIMGMGYTIVFSISLLLFIVLILISFLLKAEYYGSKMNIKKIFGSNSYDWSFLRKGLFIWGFRDVIIGFLIVVLVFKTTGSEWSVGTFSLIASVISSVAFVVEQKLIKPKLRIKSMLAGAILMFIAVWGLVVNISYETLLLYMIMESAFLPFFLVPFSSASFNIISLQHQEDLRLEYIINREIVLNIGRIVSLLILIGLLWFIKYDQSLNYFLLFIGCTQIISLYFLRKMKVWGL; encoded by the coding sequence ATGTCAATAAAAGCAAAATTACTATTAACTGTAAGTGCACTTTTCACCCTTGCAATGGGCATTTCAAATGTCTTTCTTAATATCCTATTATGGAAAGAATCAAAGAACTTTATAGTTTTAGCAGAGTATAATCTTATGCAATATGTATTCCACCCCCCTGCTTTTCTTTTTGCAGGATGGCTGTCAAAAAGAAAAAACGGCATATGGTCACTTAGGTTAGGAATACTTTTTTATATTATTTTCTTTGGGCTTATCCTCTTATTTGAAGACAAAATTTCAAAATTCGTGTTGCTATTCGGTATATTATATGGAGTAGCCGCAGGTTTTTACTGGCTTGCCTTTAATGTTCTAAGTTTTGATTTTACGTCCACCGAAAACAGAGATACATTTAATGGATATAATGGCTCCATTGCAGGTATCTGCGGTGCTGTTGCACCTATTTCTTCCGCATATATAATAAATAAAAATATTATGGGAATGGGTTACACAATAGTATTTTCTATCTCACTGCTGTTATTTATAGTACTGATATTGATATCCTTTTTATTAAAAGCAGAATATTACGGAAGTAAAATGAATATTAAAAAGATATTTGGCAGTAACTCTTATGATTGGAGCTTTTTAAGAAAAGGCTTGTTCATATGGGGCTTTAGAGATGTCATAATAGGATTTCTTATAGTTGTCCTTGTTTTTAAAACTACGGGTAGCGAATGGTCTGTTGGAACTTTTTCACTGATTGCTTCTGTTATTTCATCAGTAGCTTTTGTAGTTGAACAAAAGCTTATTAAACCAAAATTGAGGATAAAATCAATGCTAGCAGGTGCTATATTAATGTTTATAGCAGTATGGGGTTTGGTTGTCAATATCAGTTATGAAACCCTATTGTTGTATATGATAATGGAATCAGCATTTCTGCCCTTCTTTCTGGTTCCTTTTTCTTCTGCCAGTTTTAATATAATTAGTCTCCAGCACCAGGAAGATTTGCGGCTTGAATATATTATTAACAGGGAAATCGTTCTTAACATCGGTAGAATTGTAAGTCTTCTTATATTAATAGGCTTATTATGGTTTATAAAATACGACCAAAGCCTTAACTATTTTTTACTGTTTATAGGCTGTACACAAATCATATCTCTGTACTTTTTACGAAAAATGAAAGTCTGGGGATTGTAA
- a CDS encoding Crp/Fnr family transcriptional regulator: protein MNNSIEILKQVAIFQNVSDKSILHMLNCLGAYEQVYSKNDILLLAGDKVSSVGIILSGSAQIVKEDIMGNRNIVSEIGVADMFGEAFACANVSKSPVTVLTTTGCTVMYIKFSRIITTCSSACSFHTMLISNMLSLIAQKNIFLNNKIDILSQRSIREKLMAYFSMQIQKSGKNRFRIPFSRDELADFLCINRSALSRELSKMKQENILDFDRNEFEIYPME, encoded by the coding sequence ATGAATAATTCAATAGAAATATTAAAACAAGTGGCAATTTTTCAAAACGTAAGCGATAAAAGTATTCTCCATATGTTGAATTGTCTTGGAGCCTATGAGCAAGTTTATTCTAAAAATGATATCCTGCTGCTGGCAGGGGACAAGGTATCCTCTGTAGGGATAATTCTATCTGGTTCTGCCCAGATTGTTAAAGAAGATATAATGGGTAACAGAAATATAGTATCTGAAATCGGTGTTGCAGACATGTTCGGGGAAGCTTTTGCATGTGCAAATGTATCGAAAAGTCCGGTAACAGTCCTTACTACTACGGGATGTACTGTAATGTATATAAAGTTTAGCAGGATTATTACAACCTGTTCTTCTGCCTGCAGCTTTCACACCATGCTTATTTCAAATATGCTTTCACTTATTGCACAGAAAAATATATTTCTTAATAACAAAATAGATATTCTGTCACAGAGATCAATTCGTGAAAAGTTAATGGCCTATTTCTCAATGCAAATCCAAAAATCCGGAAAAAATAGATTTAGAATTCCTTTTTCACGTGACGAACTTGCAGACTTTTTATGTATAAACAGAAGTGCTTTATCAAGAGAATTATCTAAGATGAAACAAGAAAACATACTTGATTTTGACAGGAATGAATTTGAGATATACCCGATGGAGTAG
- the hcp gene encoding hydroxylamine reductase, with the protein MSDMFCFQCEQTAGGKGCTGGAGVCGKKADTSNYQDLLTGAMIGLANTAQNAKPTHRTHKTIIEGLFITITNVNFDNASILRHIDKVNSEKLSLVNGVAVHNNYDMEKVWNAHEDIRSLKSLILFGIRGMAAYAYHAMILGYSDEDVNTFFYKALRAVGSDMSIDELLSIVMETGEVNLKCMALLDKANTETYGTPVPTSVPMTVEKGPFIVISGHDLYDLYLLLEQTKDKGINIYTHGEMLPAHAYPKLKAYPHLKGNFGTAWQNQQKEFDNLPAPVLFTTNCLMPVKPSYSDRVFTTEVVAYPEMVHIGEEKDFTPVINKALELGGYKEDTRFTGINGGDTLTTGFARGTVLSVADKVIDAVKAGAIKHFFLVGGCDGAKVGRNYYTEFVKKTPKDTVILTLACGKFRFNDLDIGEIGGLPRIMDMGQCNDAYSAIQVAAALANAFECDINELPLSLVLSWYEQKAVCILLTLLSLGIKNIYLGPTLPAFISQNVLNILVEKFNISPISTPDEDLKKILG; encoded by the coding sequence ATGTCAGATATGTTTTGTTTTCAATGTGAACAAACAGCAGGAGGAAAAGGGTGCACAGGAGGTGCAGGTGTCTGTGGTAAAAAAGCAGATACATCAAATTATCAGGATTTGCTTACAGGTGCTATGATTGGACTTGCAAATACAGCACAAAATGCTAAACCAACCCATCGTACTCATAAAACAATTATTGAAGGTCTGTTTATAACAATAACAAATGTTAACTTTGACAATGCATCTATTCTTAGACATATTGATAAAGTTAATAGCGAGAAATTAAGCTTGGTAAATGGAGTTGCAGTACATAATAATTATGATATGGAAAAAGTATGGAATGCTCATGAAGACATTCGCTCATTGAAATCTCTTATTTTATTTGGAATCAGAGGAATGGCAGCTTATGCATACCATGCAATGATTCTCGGATATTCTGATGAAGATGTTAACACATTCTTCTACAAGGCACTAAGAGCCGTAGGAAGTGATATGTCTATTGATGAACTGCTGTCAATTGTTATGGAAACAGGGGAAGTTAATTTAAAGTGTATGGCTCTTCTTGATAAGGCAAATACAGAAACCTATGGAACTCCAGTTCCTACTTCCGTGCCAATGACAGTTGAAAAGGGTCCTTTTATTGTGATTTCAGGTCACGACCTTTACGATTTGTACCTTCTTCTGGAGCAGACAAAGGATAAGGGAATCAACATTTATACTCACGGTGAAATGCTTCCTGCCCATGCATACCCTAAACTTAAAGCATACCCTCATTTGAAAGGTAACTTTGGTACAGCTTGGCAGAATCAGCAGAAGGAATTTGATAATCTTCCGGCTCCTGTACTGTTTACAACAAACTGTCTTATGCCTGTAAAACCAAGCTACAGCGACAGAGTGTTTACAACTGAGGTAGTTGCATATCCCGAAATGGTTCATATAGGAGAAGAAAAGGACTTTACTCCTGTAATAAACAAAGCACTTGAACTTGGTGGATACAAGGAAGACACAAGGTTTACAGGTATTAACGGCGGTGATACATTAACAACCGGTTTTGCAAGGGGTACTGTTCTCTCGGTAGCAGATAAGGTAATTGATGCTGTTAAGGCAGGAGCAATAAAACACTTCTTCTTAGTAGGAGGATGTGATGGTGCGAAGGTAGGAAGAAACTACTACACAGAATTTGTTAAGAAAACACCAAAAGATACTGTAATATTGACACTTGCTTGTGGAAAGTTCCGCTTCAATGACCTCGATATCGGTGAAATAGGTGGACTTCCAAGAATTATGGATATGGGACAGTGTAATGATGCATACAGTGCAATACAGGTTGCTGCTGCTCTGGCTAACGCTTTTGAGTGTGATATAAATGAATTGCCTCTCTCACTGGTACTTTCGTGGTACGAACAGAAAGCCGTTTGCATACTACTGACTCTGCTTTCTCTTGGAATTAAGAATATTTACCTTGGGCCTACACTGCCTGCATTTATTTCACAAAATGTATTAAATATATTAGTAGAGAAATTCAACATCAGCCCGATTTCTACTCCTGATGAGGATTTGAAAAAGATTCTCGGATAA
- the mscL gene encoding large-conductance mechanosensitive channel protein MscL has translation MKKSIFISEFKEFISRGNVVDLAVGVIIGSAFTAIVNSLVNQIIMPVIGFIIGGINFSDFKWTLKAAKGDIPEVAVYFGSFIQQVVNFLIISFVVFMMVKFINMLKRKKVEETQEVKEEKPSPEVQLLTEIRDLLRK, from the coding sequence ATGAAAAAATCAATTTTTATTTCTGAATTCAAAGAGTTTATATCTAGAGGAAATGTAGTGGATTTGGCTGTGGGTGTCATAATTGGTTCTGCATTTACAGCCATAGTTAATTCACTTGTAAATCAGATTATTATGCCTGTTATAGGATTTATAATAGGGGGCATAAACTTTTCTGATTTTAAATGGACATTAAAAGCGGCAAAGGGAGACATACCTGAAGTAGCAGTATATTTTGGCTCATTTATTCAACAAGTAGTTAATTTTCTTATAATTTCTTTTGTTGTATTTATGATGGTAAAGTTTATAAATATGCTGAAAAGAAAAAAGGTGGAGGAAACACAAGAAGTAAAAGAAGAGAAGCCGTCGCCAGAAGTACAGTTACTTACTGAAATCAGAGATTTGCTGAGAAAGTAA
- a CDS encoding CAP domain-containing protein translates to MNKKSSIVISSVAACAILASAFAFNGFAIGNTKAESIAAQDTAKISQSTNAPSKILESIISKVSQATAQNSNNVSDSSKVTVNSAATNTSKSTNCPTKNNVDTTAPANKVQNSYNQPTTATNNNIQSADIMDKLQKIAYKNNCNNSTAKNNSYSNIQSALNSLLNSGSSAAKPAASKPSTTKPSPAKPSASKPAAQTPAAASTASGDYAAFQKRVVELVNAERAKNGLKPLTMNAQVNKTATLKSQDMAKLGYFDHNSPTYGSPFDMMKKYGISYRTAGENIAMGQTTPEQVMNGWMNSPGHRANILKSSFTQIGVGVAKNSSGRLYWTQQFIG, encoded by the coding sequence ATGAATAAAAAATCATCTATAGTAATTTCAAGTGTAGCTGCATGTGCTATTTTAGCATCAGCCTTTGCTTTTAACGGTTTTGCAATCGGAAATACAAAAGCTGAAAGTATTGCAGCACAAGATACAGCAAAAATCAGCCAATCAACAAATGCACCATCAAAAATACTAGAGTCAATAATATCTAAAGTATCACAAGCTACAGCACAAAATAGTAATAATGTATCCGACTCAAGTAAAGTGACTGTTAACAGTGCAGCCACAAATACTTCAAAATCAACAAATTGCCCAACAAAAAATAATGTTGATACAACTGCTCCGGCAAACAAAGTACAAAATTCTTATAATCAGCCAACTACAGCTACCAATAACAATATCCAATCAGCAGATATTATGGATAAGCTGCAAAAAATAGCATATAAAAATAATTGCAATAACTCAACTGCCAAAAATAATAGTTATTCAAATATTCAGTCTGCATTGAATTCATTATTGAATTCGGGGTCATCAGCAGCTAAGCCTGCTGCTTCAAAACCATCAACAACAAAACCATCACCAGCAAAGCCATCAGCTTCCAAGCCTGCTGCCCAAACACCTGCAGCAGCTTCAACAGCAAGCGGTGATTATGCTGCTTTCCAGAAGAGAGTTGTTGAACTTGTTAACGCTGAAAGAGCTAAAAACGGCTTAAAGCCTTTAACAATGAATGCTCAGGTTAACAAAACAGCAACACTTAAATCACAGGATATGGCTAAATTGGGGTACTTCGATCACAATTCACCAACTTATGGCTCACCATTTGATATGATGAAAAAATATGGCATCAGCTACAGAACCGCAGGTGAAAACATTGCAATGGGACAAACCACACCTGAACAGGTAATGAATGGTTGGATGAACTCTCCTGGACACAGAGCAAACATCCTTAAATCATCATTTACACAGATTGGTGTAGGTGTAGCAAAGAATTCTAGCGGAAGATTATACTGGACTCAGCAGTTTATAGGCTAA
- a CDS encoding ZIP family metal transporter, which yields MNNLNNLNHILLALLATLCTWALTALGAAMVFFFKEINQRLLNTMLGFAAGVMIAASFWSLLAPAIEMAENSSKIPAWLVAALGFLGGAVFLYLADKLIPHMHLNSKDGESEGVSTKLKRSILLVFSITLHNIPEGLAVGVAFGAAANGLNDITLLSAIAVALGIGIQNFPEGAAVSIPLRREGLSRTKSFLYGQASGIVEPIAGVLGAALVMYVQPILPYALAFAAGAMIFVVVEELIPEAQSGSHKSTHMATAGCIIGFTVMMILDVALG from the coding sequence TTGAATAATTTAAATAATTTAAATCATATATTACTGGCGCTGCTTGCTACATTATGTACATGGGCACTTACTGCATTGGGAGCTGCAATGGTTTTCTTTTTTAAGGAAATAAACCAACGCTTGCTTAATACAATGCTTGGTTTTGCAGCGGGGGTAATGATTGCGGCAAGCTTTTGGTCACTGCTTGCTCCTGCAATAGAAATGGCGGAAAATTCATCAAAAATACCTGCTTGGCTAGTTGCGGCATTAGGCTTTTTAGGTGGTGCGGTTTTTCTTTATCTGGCTGACAAGTTAATTCCTCATATGCATTTAAATTCTAAAGATGGTGAAAGCGAAGGCGTATCAACAAAGCTAAAACGTAGTATACTACTTGTGTTTTCAATAACTTTACATAATATACCAGAAGGACTTGCAGTGGGAGTTGCTTTTGGAGCTGCGGCAAATGGACTTAACGATATAACATTGTTATCTGCAATTGCAGTTGCACTGGGAATTGGAATTCAGAATTTCCCGGAGGGTGCCGCTGTATCAATTCCATTAAGGCGGGAGGGATTATCTCGTACAAAAAGCTTTCTGTACGGGCAAGCTTCCGGTATAGTTGAGCCCATTGCAGGTGTTTTGGGAGCAGCACTTGTAATGTATGTACAGCCTATCCTTCCGTATGCACTTGCTTTTGCCGCAGGAGCAATGATATTTGTTGTAGTGGAAGAACTTATTCCTGAAGCCCAAAGCGGAAGCCACAAAAGTACACATATGGCCACTGCAGGATGTATTATAGGTTTTACGGTAATGATGATTCTGGATGTTGCCCTTGGTTAA
- a CDS encoding dockerin type I repeat-containing protein → MPTTAPTTPGQYNVLKIPIPCEDNRKEYFLVENRQLTGFDSGLDTYAPGGIAVWHVKEAPSYLSKIKVEPAGVAYVSSDGLPVFPYLYHNGANGNNTFGPNTTPSNSKSFSGENGIVTITVNGPSSSSMSVNVKLLTPPQNFKVTSDGTNIRLSWDPHEDATEYAISIDNGEFISVGTATSYLLPPNIGKHSYKVRVKDINGGVVETKALNTKGIIFGDVNRDGEVSASDKSLILEYLLDPNTALTDTQKLAADVNGSGNIDSMDYSLVTAYLDGSISQFPVGKFKVITYGDVNGDGLVTYEDYEIVLNNPDGPNGEHTLTDFAQRIAAQVSYCAWTEIYITSTDASLIKEYLDGQRKNFPILIEPLDI, encoded by the coding sequence TTGCCGACAACAGCCCCCACAACTCCCGGACAGTACAATGTTTTAAAAATCCCTATACCTTGTGAAGATAATCGTAAAGAGTATTTTCTTGTAGAAAACAGGCAATTAACCGGCTTTGATTCCGGTCTGGATACTTATGCACCAGGTGGTATTGCAGTTTGGCATGTGAAAGAAGCACCAAGTTATTTATCAAAAATCAAAGTAGAACCTGCAGGTGTTGCATATGTATCTTCGGATGGACTTCCTGTCTTTCCGTACTTATACCATAATGGAGCTAATGGAAACAACACATTTGGACCGAATACCACCCCTTCCAACAGTAAGAGTTTTTCAGGTGAAAATGGAATAGTAACCATTACAGTAAATGGTCCCAGTTCAAGCTCTATGTCAGTCAATGTAAAACTTCTAACACCCCCTCAGAATTTCAAGGTAACATCAGATGGTACAAACATCAGGCTTTCTTGGGATCCTCATGAAGATGCAACTGAATATGCAATAAGTATAGATAATGGGGAGTTTATCAGTGTCGGCACTGCAACGAGCTATTTACTGCCGCCAAATATCGGCAAACATTCATATAAGGTAAGAGTAAAAGATATAAACGGTGGTGTTGTTGAAACAAAAGCACTCAATACAAAGGGAATTATTTTTGGGGATGTAAATAGGGACGGTGAAGTGTCTGCATCCGATAAGAGCTTGATACTTGAGTACCTACTTGACCCAAATACCGCCCTAACTGATACGCAAAAGCTGGCTGCCGATGTAAATGGCAGTGGCAATATTGACTCAATGGATTATTCATTAGTTACTGCGTATCTTGACGGCTCCATATCCCAATTTCCTGTTGGAAAATTTAAAGTTATTACATACGGTGATGTTAATGGGGATGGATTAGTAACTTATGAAGATTATGAAATAGTTTTAAATAATCCTGACGGTCCCAACGGTGAGCATACCCTAACTGACTTTGCACAACGTATTGCTGCACAGGTAAGCTATTGTGCCTGGACTGAAATCTATATTACAAGTACAGATGCTAGTTTAATAAAAGAGTATCTGGACGGGCAACGAAAAAACTTTCCTATATTAATAGAACCCCTAGATATATAG
- a CDS encoding glycosyl hydrolase family 8, translating into MILKNRRKKSHLTTSIILVIAILLSYMGFSSSFANVSNPIESKYYGDLNGDGFIDSIDLALIKSYLLGKDVMISMEAADINIDSNIDSIDLANLKLIILENRTPQPIEEKNTILLPRVGLNAMIQTTEKYYDEWKKTYIVKNPYTQDLQYYVWYSGQSYNPNNPPPGAGVAVTVSEAQGYGMLITALMADYDNGAKDIFDGLYRFYKAHPSSIGPNLMAWQQADNGKKIFDCENDGYNATNTPDSATDGDIDIAYALLLADAKWGSSGEINYKKAALAIINDIMTYEVNKKDWTLQLGSWCSTCDYNDDYYTATRCSDFIMQQLKVFAEVTGNNNWNKVIDASYSIALNMVKGNGYNTGLLPDFVIKKSNGTYAPAYEYFLEGENDDDYAYNSCRTPWRFATDYIMTGDQRAKEILDMQNNWIKKSTGGNPDKIMGTYDLKGNPLVNYNDTCFTLPFLLAAMCQDKSVANAQEWVDALWAASSDTEIYDYYGDSIKMLTLITASGKWLKP; encoded by the coding sequence ATGATTTTGAAAAACAGAAGAAAGAAAAGCCACTTAACGACATCAATTATACTGGTAATTGCAATATTGCTCAGTTATATGGGATTTTCAAGTAGTTTTGCGAATGTGAGCAATCCTATAGAATCAAAATATTATGGGGATTTAAATGGAGATGGCTTTATAGACTCGATTGACTTAGCACTAATTAAGTCGTATCTTTTAGGGAAAGATGTTATGATAAGCATGGAAGCTGCAGACATTAATATAGATAGTAATATAGATTCAATTGACCTTGCAAACTTAAAACTCATAATACTAGAAAATCGTACTCCTCAGCCTATAGAGGAAAAAAATACAATTTTGCTGCCTAGGGTAGGATTAAATGCTATGATTCAGACAACTGAAAAATACTATGATGAATGGAAGAAAACCTATATTGTAAAAAATCCATACACTCAGGATTTACAGTATTATGTGTGGTATAGTGGTCAGTCATACAATCCGAATAATCCTCCTCCAGGAGCAGGAGTGGCAGTTACTGTTTCAGAAGCTCAAGGATATGGAATGCTTATTACAGCTTTGATGGCAGACTATGATAACGGGGCAAAGGATATTTTTGACGGGCTTTATCGTTTTTATAAAGCACACCCAAGTTCTATTGGTCCCAATTTGATGGCATGGCAGCAGGCGGATAATGGTAAAAAGATTTTTGATTGTGAGAATGACGGATATAATGCCACTAATACCCCGGATTCTGCAACAGACGGAGATATAGATATTGCATATGCTCTTCTTCTTGCAGATGCAAAGTGGGGAAGTAGTGGCGAGATAAACTATAAAAAGGCCGCATTGGCAATTATTAATGATATTATGACATATGAGGTCAACAAGAAAGATTGGACATTACAGTTAGGCTCCTGGTGCAGTACTTGTGATTATAACGATGATTATTATACGGCAACAAGATGCTCTGATTTTATTATGCAACAGCTTAAAGTATTTGCTGAAGTGACAGGTAACAATAACTGGAATAAAGTAATAGATGCTTCATATTCTATTGCATTAAATATGGTGAAAGGTAATGGATATAACACTGGTTTGTTACCGGATTTTGTAATTAAGAAAAGCAATGGTACATATGCTCCAGCTTATGAATATTTCCTTGAGGGTGAAAATGATGACGATTATGCATATAATTCATGTCGTACACCTTGGAGATTTGCAACAGATTATATTATGACAGGGGACCAAAGGGCAAAGGAAATTCTTGATATGCAAAATAACTGGATTAAGAAGTCTACAGGAGGCAATCCCGACAAAATAATGGGAACCTATGACCTTAAAGGAAACCCTCTGGTTAATTATAATGATACATGTTTTACACTACCGTTCTTATTAGCGGCAATGTGTCAGGACAAATCGGTTGCAAATGCCCAAGAATGGGTTGACGCACTTTGGGCTGCTTCATCTGATACCGAAATCTATGATTATTATGGAGATAGTATAAAAATGCTGACTCTCATTACTGCAAGCGGAAAGTGGCTAAAGCCCTGA
- a CDS encoding aldose epimerase family protein codes for MTITKKIFGKMPDGTQVDIYTLKNSNNMSVDILNYGGTIVSILMPDKDGKIADIALGFDDIKSYMENDAYVGALIGRHGNRIENAEFELNGKVYKLVKNDGNNHLHGGTIGFHNVVWDAEIQEENGVQKLVLTHTSPDGEENYPGNLNVKVEYSLSEDNELKIDYTAVSDKDTVVNLTNHAYFNLSGHDSGDVLKHQIYINADKFTPVNDECIPTGEIRDVKGTVMDFTKLSSFSQGIFSDDEQIVYGQGYDHNWVLNTNGNINEVACELYDPESGRAMQVFTTKPGMQFYSGNHLSEKVHLIGKNSTVYNKRAGLCLETQFFPNGMKHKNFPSPILKANETYHYVTIYKFLNK; via the coding sequence TTGACAATAACTAAGAAGATTTTTGGAAAAATGCCGGATGGTACGCAAGTAGATATTTATACCTTGAAAAATTCAAACAATATGTCTGTAGATATATTAAACTACGGAGGAACTATTGTTTCTATTCTCATGCCGGATAAAGACGGGAAGATTGCCGATATTGCCTTGGGATTTGATGACATTAAGAGCTATATGGAAAATGATGCATATGTGGGAGCGTTAATTGGAAGACACGGAAATCGTATTGAGAATGCCGAATTCGAATTAAACGGAAAAGTATATAAACTTGTGAAGAATGATGGCAATAACCACCTTCATGGCGGTACAATAGGGTTTCATAATGTAGTATGGGATGCTGAAATACAAGAAGAAAACGGAGTTCAAAAGTTAGTTTTGACTCATACTAGTCCTGACGGTGAAGAAAATTACCCCGGAAATCTCAACGTAAAGGTAGAGTACTCACTTTCAGAAGATAATGAATTGAAAATAGACTACACTGCGGTTTCTGATAAGGACACGGTTGTAAACCTTACAAACCATGCATATTTTAACCTATCAGGACATGACTCCGGAGATGTTTTGAAACATCAGATTTATATTAATGCAGACAAATTTACCCCTGTAAATGATGAATGTATTCCTACAGGAGAAATTCGTGATGTTAAAGGTACTGTAATGGACTTTACTAAATTGAGCAGTTTTTCCCAAGGGATTTTCAGTGATGATGAGCAGATTGTATACGGTCAAGGTTATGACCATAACTGGGTGCTGAATACAAATGGAAATATAAATGAAGTTGCCTGTGAGCTGTATGACCCTGAAAGCGGCCGTGCAATGCAGGTATTCACAACAAAACCGGGCATGCAGTTCTACTCCGGAAACCACTTAAGTGAAAAAGTACATTTGATTGGGAAAAATAGCACTGTTTACAATAAGAGAGCAGGACTTTGTCTTGAAACACAGTTTTTCCCAAATGGAATGAAACATAAAAATTTTCCTTCACCAATTCTTAAAGCCAACGAAACATATCATTATGTAACAATATATAAGTTTTTAAATAAATAA
- a CDS encoding zinc-ribbon domain-containing protein: MEDKTLTCKDCGATFTFTVGEQQFYAEKGFTNEPARCPDCRRAKKASQKSFNGGFNRR, from the coding sequence ATGGAAGATAAGACTCTTACTTGTAAAGATTGCGGTGCAACTTTTACATTTACGGTTGGCGAACAACAATTCTATGCTGAAAAAGGATTTACTAATGAACCAGCTAGATGTCCTGATTGCAGAAGAGCTAAGAAGGCATCACAGAAAAGCTTTAATGGCGGATTTAACAGAAGGTAA